In Synechococcus sp. UW179A, the DNA window TGCTTTTCGTGCGGGTGTTTTGTGGGATTTGATCTTTGTTTTCAGCCAATGCTTGGACGAGTGGATGTTGGCTGACGGCCAATCTGAGCTCCTTATTGGCTTGCTAAATCTTTGTTGGGTTAGATTTGGCAGGCTCGTGAAGGAGATGCAGGATTGCGGCTCATCCTTTACACTCGATAGCAGATTTGAGATCTTGGTTCTCTTTCAGCGAAGCTCTAAAAGTTGCACTGAGTTTTCGGAGCCAATGTTTTTGGCAAGGTGTCCGTAATCATGGTATGAGGAATACTCCGAAATCAACCCCTCGTTATCGTAGGAAACCTTGAATATGCTGGTTAGATCAAGCGTATTGTTGGACGCGGAAGTACCCCGAAAGTTGCCTGAGTTGAGAATATTTTGTTCGACAACAATCACAACTGATCCGTCTTCAAGAGCAGTGGCAACAATTGGTGTTACTGCATTTCGACGGAAGCCGCTATTCCACTGCCCGATTCGTTTGATCAACTGAGGCTGGTTGAATTGCTGTCCAGTTGCGGATGTATAGCTCAAATTAGGCGAGGTGTAAGTCTCCACGGCCTTGGCTGGATCTTGGAAGGCCATCTCCCGATAAGCGTTGAAACGTTTCACTCGTGGGTCTTCCAGGGAGAGGCACGGCCCCTTGCTAGACGACGAAAAAGCCTTGCGTGGAGTGGATGCAACAACACCAAGTCCCAGGGAGCCTGCAAGAAGCGTGAAGGCCCGCCGTCCAAAGAGACTCATCGAATTACTCCTGAAAATTCCAGAATCCTTATGTTGTTCATGCCATGGCATGCAGGGTTTGTTGCGCAATTTTTCTTGATCTGTGAAGGTCTTTGTTCACTGCGTCTGTCATCGGTGACGCCGCAAAATTTGATACTTAGTGGTCGTTTTCTGTCCTGGTTCTGTTGTCGATGCAAAGTTGGAGTTAATAGACCATTTGTTCGTCCAATGCTCTCTGAGCCAATCTCAATCAGCTGTTCTCTCGGCATCTTGTTGCACTGATCCAACACGCCAGCTCGACGATTAGATCGTGAGTTTGATGGCGAGGGCAATGCTCATGCCTTTCACGATGGCTCTAAAAGAATGATTCAGCTGGTTGCCCTGACTGTTTCTTGGTAGCTCTGCTACAGCAGGAAGCAATGCCGAGCGACGATCGGCAGCTGGTTTTGACGTCAGCCGTATCTGACTCTGCTGCAACAGCCTGGCCAAAACGCATGGGAGGAGCATGAGCGATCCTCTGGTTCAGATCGTTGCCCTGCGAAGATGGTCTGATGGATGAGACCGCTTTTCCTCCAGCTGATCTGAAGGCGTTCCTCACACTGTGTGTTGGCTGCTGGATGAGTCTGCGCAGCCGCTTTGACCTCAGTGGCTCCGAAGAAGATGACTGGCATACCAGCGACCGTGGCGAGGTAACTGTGACCCTGAGTGATCAGTCTGTTGATTCGGTCTTGTCGGTGCAGTCTGCGGATGGAGCCGCAAGCGAACTTCGCTTTGCTAGCGATGGGGGTCTTGTGGTGTTGGCTGGGGGGGAAGAGCGCAGTGGCCGCTGGCAGCTGCGAGCAGATGCCAGCCTTGAGCTGGAACTCAAAGATGGTGTCTCGGCTGCGACCGTGTTGGAACGCATCTGGTTCATTAAGCCCAATCTGCGCCTGCGCAGCACGACGGCTATCGCGACAGATGGGACCCCTCTTCAGGCGCGCTTCTGCTCCGAGATCCGGCGCGTGTCATCTCCTCAGCCCTGAGCCATGTCGGCCTATCGCCTGGATGTGATCAGCCTGGCGCCTCAGGCATTTGCGCCGCTCGAGCAACTTGGGGTGATCGGCAGAGCCTTTGCTGCTGGAGGGGCAGAGCTGCATCTTCATAACCCCCGCGATTACGCCACCGATCGCTACCGCAAGGTTGACGATGAGCCCTATGGCGGTGGTGCGGGCATGGTGCTCAAGCCTGAGCCGGTGTTCGCTGCCTTCGAGTCGATTCCGTTCAGCCCTCGGCGCCGGGTGCTACTGATGACGCCTCAGGGCCAGCCTTTGACCCAGCCCGATCTGCAGCGCTGGGCTGACAACTATGACCAGCTGGTGCTGCTCTGCGGTCACTACGAAGGCTTCGATGAACGCATTCGCTCACTGGCCGATGAGGAAGTGTCGCTTGGAGATTTCGTGCTTACCGGCGGGGAGCTGCCGGCCATGACGATCATCAACGGCGTGGTGCGGTTGTTACCCGGCACGGTGGGAACGCCGGCCTCGCTGCTTGAGGAAAGCCATAGCGACCTCTTGCTGGAACACCCGCATTACACGCGTCCTGCCGATTTTCGGGGGATGAGGGTGCCAGACGTGCTGCGCAGTGGGGACCATGGAGCCATTGCCAAATGGCGTCAGCAGCAACGTGAACAGCGCACCGCTGATCGACGCCCTGACCTGCTGGATCGCTGGAACCGGCGCTCTAACGCCGAGAATGACAACGTCGGCACGAACTGACCGCCAGTAAGCATGAACCTCCGCATCGGCAATGGTTACGACACGCACCGGTTGGTGGAGGGGCGCCCTTTGATCCTGGGTGGTCAGCTTCTGGAGCATCCCGAAGGCCTAGGTCTCGATGGCCATAGCGATGCCGATGTGCTGGTCCATGCGGTGATGGACGCACTGCTTGGAGCGCTTTCGCTCGGTGATATCGGCAAGTATTTCCCCCCCACGGATCCCCGTTGGAAGGGGGCGGATAGCTTGGTTCTGCTGGAGCAGGTCGTGGCGCTCGTGAAAGAACGCGGTTGGCAGGTTGTCAATGTGGATTCTGTGGTGATTGCTGAACGTCCCAAGCTCAAGCCACATATCGAGGCCATGCGTGGGGCGATCGCGCTACGCATGGGGCTGGACCCCGATCAGGTGGGTGTGAAGGCGACTACGAACGAGCGGCTTGGACCCGAAGGACGGGAGGAGGGAATGTCATGCCATGCAGTCGCTCTGCTCACCAGGCCATGACCCTGAAGCACTTGCGGAGAGATCTCCTTACCCTGATCTCCCCTGTTGTGGTTGTCCTGATCCTGATTTCCGGCCATCCCGATGTCAGTCTGGCCTGTTTTTCAGACCCGGACGGCGGCCACGACGTCGCAGTGGTCGAGCATCTGCGCATTCAGGTTCCCAGTCAGAAACGCAAGGCCTGGATAGACGCGGAACATGGCAGTTGGCAGCCCTGGCTTGCCAGGCAAGAAGGATTCGTCGGCCGTGATCTGCTCTGGGATCCTGAAACCGAAGAAGGCACCATCCTGGTTGGATGGAGCAGCCGTAAAGCCTGGAAGGCGATCCCCCAGCTCGAGGTGGAGGCAGTCCAGGAGCGTTTCGAGCAGATTGCTCGCCAGTCCACTGGACAGAAAGAGGGCAATCCATTTCCACTGGTGTTTGAAGGCGAATTGTTGCCGCCGTGACCGCGCAGGAGTCACGTCTTGACCTGGAGCGTCGTCGCCGGCTTGGGATGGTCGAAGCCGTTTGGGGTGAACACAAGAGCGTGGATCAAATTGTGGCGATCTTGTTGTCCATGCAGACAGCCGGGGAGCTCGCTCTGGTGACAAGGGTTGATGCAGCAAAAGCGGCTGCCGTTCAGGAACGCTGTCCTGCTGTTGAGGTTCATGGCCAGGCGGCCTGTCTCACCCTCGGTGAGATCCCAGCCACGAGGCATGCCGCTCAGGTGGCAGTTCTCAGTGGTGGGACCAGTGATCGTCGCGTGGCTGAGGAAGCCGCTCTGGCTCTGAGCGTTCATGGGGTTGCCAGCGAGTCTTTCCTGGATGTGGGGGTTGCTGGTTTGCACCGTCTGCTGGATGTGCTGCCTGATCTCACACCGATGTCGGTGCTGATTGCCTGTGCGGGGATGGAGGGAGCTCTGCCAACGGTGCTAGCAGGTCTTGCCCCTCAGCCGGTCATCGGTGTGCCGGTGTCTGTGGGCTATGGGGTTAGTGCGGGAGGCAGGGCTGCTCTCGATGGCATGCTCGCCAGCTGTGCTCCAGGTCTGAGCGTTGTGAACATCGACAACGGCTATGGCGCTGCGATGGCGGCTTTGCGCATCCTCAAGGGAGTGGATTCTCAGGACTGAGAAGGATGCGGCGGGCTGGGTAACAGCGGTTGCGCCGGTTCACTGGGGTCGATGTCCAGCATCGTTTCCACCCACAGCCGCATCGATCGCGGCAAAAGGTTTTGCTCGTAGCGATGCAGCGCTTCAACCAACACGGTTGAGTTGACCCAATGAGGTGATCGTGCGCGCATCGTTGCTGAGCGACACGCGAAACTTGGATGCAGGTCGCCCTCTCAGCAAGTGGGGACAATTCAGGTTCCGGATTGTTGTCGGTTGAGTCGCTTAGCGGCTTCGATCGATCAAAGGTGCTGGAGATTCGGATACGCCGTGACTAGCTCATCAGCGCTGAGAACATCGCCGACGCCATCCGGCTGCCAGATCACCTCAAGGGCCATCAGATCGCTGGATGCTGTGGAACCAAGAATGCGCAATGACTCCCGAAGCTGTTCGCCGTTATCTGCCTGCTTCAGTTTCACCGCGCTGCGGCTGGCCACCAGCACAGTGACAACGATGAATTCACTGGTGGCGTCCGCATCGCCGCGCGATGCGAGGTCGCTGCCGGCGGATTGAACACCACCCACATTGGTGGTGAGTTCTTCGCGCAGCTTGCTGCGCTCGGTCATCGACAGTCGGTTGAAGGTTGATTCCGCTGCGTTGAATGGCACACTGCCAGACTCAACGTTGGCGTAGACCCACAGATCGGGCTGACGCAGAAGTGCAAGTGTGGTGTCCTGCAGCACCCGTTGCAAACCGCTGGAGCTGCTGGTGTCAGCGCTACTGGCGAGTTGACGCAGATCGCTCTGTAGGTCTTTGGCGCTGGCAAGCAGACCGATCTGGAGCTGCAGCAGAGACACTGGGCCCATTGCAATCTCACGAGGACGCTCGTAGCCGCCCATCGCTGGACGACCAGATCCTGCTCCAGCGCCACGGAAGGCATTCACAAGGACTCCAACAAACGCCATCAGGACCATGAAGCCCAAGAGACCGCCACCACCGAATCCGAAGAACGGAATGATGAAGGGGAATCCAATGCCACCGCCGTAGCCACGGTTGTAACCACCTCCCATACCGCCACCGCGGTATCCGCCGGTGCGGGGCATGGAGGGTGCCCGGAAACTGCCGCCCCCAATCCGCCCGCCGCGTGCTGCGTCACTCGGCAGCGGATGAAAGATCAGCAGCCCAATCATCAGCACCGGCACCATGAGGCCGGAAAGCCAGCGTCGCAGCTGAACCAGGGTGGAACGTTTCGGCAATTGGGCCAAAGTGGCGTTGAAGACTGAGTCGATCCTAGGAACCCCCGCCAACGATGGTGACGATCTCGAGGCTGTCACCGTCGTTGACCTGCTGCTCTGCCCAGCGATCAGGGGTGAGGATCAGTCCGTTGAATTCCACCACCACCAACTTGGGGTGATGGCCGAGCGCTTCAACCACATGATCAAGCCGGTTGAGACCTGCTTTGAGCTGGCGCTGTTCGCCGTTCACCGTGAGCTGCATGGGCTGAACCGAGATGAATGAAACCAGACCATCAATGTTGAAGATCAGCTGAGCAATTCCAACAGCTGCAGACTGGCGGCAGCTGGATTATTGGCCCCCATGATTGCGCTCACCACAGCAACACGGGACGCGCCTGCAGCCAGCACCTCGGCAACGTTGCTGCTGTTGATGCCACCTATGGCAAACCAGGGAACTCTGGCTGAATCCTGGGCTTGCCGCACCCAATCCAATCCTGCCGGCTTCCGATCAGCCTTGGTGGCGGTGGCATAGACAGCACCGACCCCCAGATAGTCGGCACCCTCCTCCTGGGCCACGAGCAGTTGTTCGAGTCGGTGGGTGCTGCGACCAATCAGTTTTTCGGGACCCATCAACTGACGTGCCTCTGAATAGGGCACGTCCCCCTGGCCAAGATGCACCCCATCGGCATTCACGAGCAATGCCAGATCAATGCGGTCGTTGATGACCAGTAGTGCCTGGTGGGCCTGGCACAGCCCGGCAAGCTGACGTGCTTCTTGCAATCGCAGAGCATCAGCTCCGTGCTTGCGCCGGTACTGCACAAGCGAGACGCCTGCTTGCAGGGCTAATTCCACCCGATTCAACATCTCAGCACTTGCCTCTTTCCCGCCTGGATCGGTAATCAGGCAAAGCCGTGCGCGTTCCAAGCGCTGCTGCCGTTGGGTTTGCCCGCAGGCCTCCAAGATGCGCACTTCATGGTCGTAGAGCGCATAACGAACGAGCGCAGCTGTCTGGGCCAGTTCGGTATCACCAGTGCGCGCGAATTCTTCAATCACCCGTAAGGCTTCTTGGACCCTGCTGGCATTGGCTTTCAAGATTTGGGTGCTGTCGGTACGGTTCTGCTGAGCGGGATGACTCAGCCCTGCAGCCGTATCGGTGGCCGTGGAACGTGCCTGTCTGTAGCAGTCGGCGTGCAGTTGTCCCAGCTGTTGTCGCCAGTCCTTGAGCGGCACCACCAGGTCTTGTCGGTCCAGTCCGAAACGACACCAGTCCTCGATCACCCGCAAGCCTTCCCGGGCTCGGTCGAGGTTGGCATCGATCAGCCTGGCGATACGCGTGTCAGTGCAGGGGGCGACGGGCATCGATTCCATGGCACTGTGGGCAGGATCTCATGTCTGGTGTGGCGATGGAGAACGGTGGATCAGAAAGCACGATGCACGTTCTGGTGTGGGGCATTGGTCTTCTCGGTGGCATCGGCGTTTTCATCGTGTGGGGCTTGACCAACGCCTATCCAGCGGTGTCTTGAAGCCGAGCTCTCGCCTGCTGGGCATCACGACTGATCTGGGCACTGAGTTCCTCCAGGCTTGAGAAGCGTTGTTGGCCGCGCAGGCGCTCCACGGGTTCCACCCGCAGAATTCGGCCCACCAGTTCGCGGCTGGCGTCGAGCAGATGCACTTCCACCGCTGAAGGCGATGCTGGATCCACAG includes these proteins:
- a CDS encoding phycobiliprotein lyase: MDETAFPPADLKAFLTLCVGCWMSLRSRFDLSGSEEDDWHTSDRGEVTVTLSDQSVDSVLSVQSADGAASELRFASDGGLVVLAGGEERSGRWQLRADASLELELKDGVSAATVLERIWFIKPNLRLRSTTAIATDGTPLQARFCSEIRRVSSPQP
- the trmD gene encoding tRNA (guanosine(37)-N1)-methyltransferase TrmD — protein: MSAYRLDVISLAPQAFAPLEQLGVIGRAFAAGGAELHLHNPRDYATDRYRKVDDEPYGGGAGMVLKPEPVFAAFESIPFSPRRRVLLMTPQGQPLTQPDLQRWADNYDQLVLLCGHYEGFDERIRSLADEEVSLGDFVLTGGELPAMTIINGVVRLLPGTVGTPASLLEESHSDLLLEHPHYTRPADFRGMRVPDVLRSGDHGAIAKWRQQQREQRTADRRPDLLDRWNRRSNAENDNVGTN
- the ispF gene encoding 2-C-methyl-D-erythritol 2,4-cyclodiphosphate synthase — its product is MNLRIGNGYDTHRLVEGRPLILGGQLLEHPEGLGLDGHSDADVLVHAVMDALLGALSLGDIGKYFPPTDPRWKGADSLVLLEQVVALVKERGWQVVNVDSVVIAERPKLKPHIEAMRGAIALRMGLDPDQVGVKATTNERLGPEGREEGMSCHAVALLTRP
- a CDS encoding TIGR03792 family protein, whose protein sequence is MTLKHLRRDLLTLISPVVVVLILISGHPDVSLACFSDPDGGHDVAVVEHLRIQVPSQKRKAWIDAEHGSWQPWLARQEGFVGRDLLWDPETEEGTILVGWSSRKAWKAIPQLEVEAVQERFEQIARQSTGQKEGNPFPLVFEGELLPP
- the larB gene encoding nickel pincer cofactor biosynthesis protein LarB, giving the protein MTAQESRLDLERRRRLGMVEAVWGEHKSVDQIVAILLSMQTAGELALVTRVDAAKAAAVQERCPAVEVHGQAACLTLGEIPATRHAAQVAVLSGGTSDRRVAEEAALALSVHGVASESFLDVGVAGLHRLLDVLPDLTPMSVLIACAGMEGALPTVLAGLAPQPVIGVPVSVGYGVSAGGRAALDGMLASCAPGLSVVNIDNGYGAAMAALRILKGVDSQD
- a CDS encoding DUF1517 domain-containing protein, with the translated sequence MAQLPKRSTLVQLRRWLSGLMVPVLMIGLLIFHPLPSDAARGGRIGGGSFRAPSMPRTGGYRGGGMGGGYNRGYGGGIGFPFIIPFFGFGGGGLLGFMVLMAFVGVLVNAFRGAGAGSGRPAMGGYERPREIAMGPVSLLQLQIGLLASAKDLQSDLRQLASSADTSSSSGLQRVLQDTTLALLRQPDLWVYANVESGSVPFNAAESTFNRLSMTERSKLREELTTNVGGVQSAGSDLASRGDADATSEFIVVTVLVASRSAVKLKQADNGEQLRESLRILGSTASSDLMALEVIWQPDGVGDVLSADELVTAYPNLQHL
- the thiS gene encoding sulfur carrier protein ThiS, with product MQLTVNGEQRQLKAGLNRLDHVVEALGHHPKLVVVEFNGLILTPDRWAEQQVNDGDSLEIVTIVGGGS
- a CDS encoding thiamine phosphate synthase — encoded protein: MESMPVAPCTDTRIARLIDANLDRAREGLRVIEDWCRFGLDRQDLVVPLKDWRQQLGQLHADCYRQARSTATDTAAGLSHPAQQNRTDSTQILKANASRVQEALRVIEEFARTGDTELAQTAALVRYALYDHEVRILEACGQTQRQQRLERARLCLITDPGGKEASAEMLNRVELALQAGVSLVQYRRKHGADALRLQEARQLAGLCQAHQALLVINDRIDLALLVNADGVHLGQGDVPYSEARQLMGPEKLIGRSTHRLEQLLVAQEEGADYLGVGAVYATATKADRKPAGLDWVRQAQDSARVPWFAIGGINSSNVAEVLAAGASRVAVVSAIMGANNPAAASLQLLELLS